A genomic window from Arthrobacter globiformis includes:
- a CDS encoding TIGR03885 family FMN-dependent LLM class oxidoreductase, with the protein MAAIGFHASHEQISPGQLLKDVRLAEEAGFAAAMCSDHIEPWSARQGHSGFAWSWLGAALATTNLRFGVVTAPGQRYHPAIIAHASATLASMFPGRFWMAPGSGENMNEHVTGDPWPLKETRQQRLEECVDIIRRLHAGEEVTHHGLVTVEQARIWDVPSPPPPLIAPAISVETARRAASWADGLVTVNQPAEKLTEMLAAYRSDGGKGKAVLQIHLSWAPREEDAVAIAMDQWRSNVFAPPIPWDLPTAAHFDGVSADVGEAQVRKSVNVSASLDRHVQWLGEYLDLGFDELYLHFVGQEQAPFIDAFAQSVLPQLRKVPVA; encoded by the coding sequence ATGGCAGCTATCGGTTTCCACGCATCGCATGAACAGATCAGCCCCGGCCAGCTCCTCAAGGACGTCCGGCTCGCCGAGGAGGCGGGCTTCGCCGCCGCCATGTGTTCGGACCACATCGAACCGTGGTCGGCGCGGCAGGGGCATTCGGGCTTCGCGTGGTCCTGGCTCGGGGCCGCCCTGGCCACCACCAACCTGCGCTTCGGCGTGGTTACAGCGCCGGGCCAGCGGTACCACCCGGCCATCATCGCCCACGCCTCGGCCACGCTGGCGTCCATGTTTCCGGGCCGGTTCTGGATGGCTCCGGGCAGCGGCGAGAATATGAACGAGCACGTCACGGGTGACCCGTGGCCGCTGAAGGAGACGCGCCAGCAACGGCTGGAAGAATGCGTGGACATCATCCGCCGGCTGCACGCGGGCGAGGAGGTGACCCACCACGGCCTGGTCACCGTGGAACAGGCGCGGATCTGGGATGTGCCCTCGCCACCGCCGCCCTTGATCGCACCAGCCATCAGCGTGGAAACGGCCCGCCGGGCGGCCAGCTGGGCTGACGGCCTGGTGACGGTGAACCAGCCAGCCGAAAAGCTCACGGAAATGCTGGCGGCGTACCGATCCGACGGCGGCAAGGGTAAGGCCGTCCTGCAGATCCACCTGTCCTGGGCTCCCCGGGAGGAGGACGCCGTCGCCATTGCCATGGATCAGTGGCGTTCGAACGTCTTCGCCCCGCCCATCCCCTGGGACCTGCCGACGGCAGCGCACTTCGACGGCGTCAGCGCCGACGTCGGGGAGGCCCAAGTCCGGAAATCGGTGAACGTCTCCGCCAGCCTGGACCGCCACGTGCAGTGGCTCGGCGAGTATCTGGACCTCGGCTTCGACGAGCTGTACCTGCACTTCGTGGGGCAGGAGCAGGCGCCGTTCATCGACGCCTTCGCGCAGAGCGTCCTGCCGCAGCTGCGGAAGGTTCCGGTGGCATGA
- a CDS encoding alpha-amylase family protein — protein sequence MNIAETSDLWWKTAVVYCLDVETFFDYDGDGTGDFGGLTQRVDYLAALGVNCIWLMPFYPSPDRDDGYDVTDFFDVDRRLGTLGDFVEFIRTAKDRGIRVIADFVVNHTSNQHPWFVEARKSLDNPYRDYYVWRTDPPPDTSSEVVFPGEQTSLWTQDDATGEWYLHMFMEHQPDLNVTNPKVRNQIAKAMGLWLELGLDGFRLDAVPFFLETRGAPKDEAANIDPHDYLSALRSFVNRRNGSAVLLGEVNLPYKDQLEYFGGAEGNELNMQFDFMSMQHIYLSLARQDARPLAETLKTRPRLHPDNHWAMFVRNHDELTLDKLSDGEREEVFAAFGPDKNMQLYGRGLRRRLPPMLDGDADRIRMVYSLMFSLPGTPVLFYGEEIGMGEDLRQKGRAAVRTPMQWNDEKNGGFSSAKVSELVVPLPRGEYGPEKVNAASAKRDPGSLWNFMATLIQRYRESPELGWGEFAVLEQPEPAVFAHRCSSAEATVVLLHNFGDEPVKVTANVGSGDSPPRAFRDAMLLDLFDGGNVQLEADGGFTVELGRYGYRWFRVHRPGDRLAP from the coding sequence ATGAACATCGCTGAGACATCGGACCTGTGGTGGAAAACCGCCGTCGTCTACTGCCTGGACGTGGAAACCTTCTTTGACTACGACGGCGACGGCACCGGTGATTTCGGCGGCCTGACCCAGCGCGTGGATTACCTGGCGGCGCTGGGCGTGAACTGCATCTGGCTCATGCCCTTCTATCCGTCACCGGACCGCGACGACGGCTACGACGTGACGGACTTCTTCGACGTCGACCGCCGGCTGGGCACGCTGGGCGATTTTGTGGAGTTCATCCGCACCGCAAAGGACCGCGGCATCCGTGTGATCGCGGACTTCGTGGTCAACCACACTTCCAACCAGCACCCCTGGTTCGTCGAGGCCCGCAAATCCCTGGACAACCCGTACCGGGACTACTACGTCTGGCGGACCGATCCGCCGCCGGACACGTCCTCGGAAGTGGTGTTCCCGGGCGAACAGACTTCCCTCTGGACCCAGGACGATGCCACCGGCGAGTGGTACCTGCACATGTTCATGGAGCACCAGCCGGACCTCAACGTCACCAACCCCAAAGTCCGCAACCAGATCGCCAAGGCCATGGGCCTCTGGCTGGAGCTCGGGCTGGACGGATTCCGGCTGGATGCGGTGCCGTTTTTCCTGGAAACCCGGGGCGCGCCCAAGGACGAGGCGGCCAACATCGACCCGCACGACTACCTCAGCGCCCTGCGCAGCTTCGTCAACCGGCGCAACGGCAGCGCGGTGCTGCTGGGCGAAGTGAACCTGCCGTACAAGGACCAGCTGGAGTACTTCGGCGGCGCCGAAGGCAACGAGCTCAACATGCAGTTCGACTTCATGTCCATGCAGCACATCTACCTGTCGCTCGCCAGGCAGGACGCCCGTCCGCTGGCCGAAACGCTGAAAACGCGTCCACGGCTGCATCCCGACAACCACTGGGCGATGTTCGTGCGCAACCATGACGAGCTCACGCTGGACAAGCTCAGCGACGGAGAGCGGGAGGAGGTCTTCGCCGCGTTCGGACCGGACAAGAACATGCAGCTCTACGGGCGGGGACTGCGGCGCCGGCTGCCGCCGATGCTGGACGGCGACGCCGACCGGATCCGGATGGTCTACTCGCTGATGTTCTCCCTGCCCGGCACGCCGGTGCTCTTCTACGGCGAGGAGATCGGCATGGGTGAGGACCTGCGGCAGAAGGGCCGTGCCGCCGTCCGCACGCCCATGCAGTGGAACGACGAAAAGAACGGCGGCTTCTCCAGCGCCAAGGTGTCCGAGCTGGTGGTCCCGCTGCCCCGCGGGGAGTACGGCCCGGAAAAGGTCAACGCGGCCAGTGCCAAACGGGACCCCGGGTCGCTGTGGAACTTCATGGCCACGCTGATCCAGCGGTACCGCGAATCGCCGGAGCTGGGCTGGGGCGAGTTCGCCGTCCTCGAACAGCCCGAGCCGGCTGTGTTTGCACACCGCTGCAGCTCGGCGGAGGCCACCGTGGTGCTGCTTCACAACTTCGGCGACGAGCCGGTCAAGGTCACGGCGAACGTCGGATCCGGGGACAGTCCGCCGCGGGCGTTCAGGGACGCCATGCTGCTGGATTTGTTCGACGGCGGGAACGTTCAGTTGGAGGCCGACGGCGGGTTCACCGTTGAGCTGGGACGCTACGGCTACCGCTGGTTCCGCGTCCACCGGCCCGGCGACCGCCTGGCGCCCTAG
- a CDS encoding glycoside hydrolase family 13 protein, translating into MTTQETEAEAAYRAGREWFKSAVVYQIYPRSFADSDGDGIGDLRGIIGKLDYLQKLGVDVVWLSPVYRSPQDDNGYDISDYRDIDPVFGDLETLDELLDGLHSRDMKLVMDLVVNHTSDEHPWFVESRSSKDNPKRDWYWWRPPREGRGLGTAEPGTPGAEPNNWGSAFSGPAWEYDAETGEYYLHLFSRKQPDLNWENPEVRAAVYDMMNWWLDRGVDGFRMDVINFISKEQSLPDGPQAEGMLYGDGGPYFICGPRIHEFLQEMHQEVFAGRDKDLLTVGEMPGVTVEDAALFTDPGRREVDMVFQFEHVALDQEGGNKWRPKKLLLTDLKKSLGRWQEGLAESGWNSLYWGNHDQARAVSRFGDDGQYRELSAKMLAAVLHLHRGTPYVYQGEELGMTNMAFGAISDYRDIEVLNHHREATTHLGHTDAEVLAALAPLNRDNARTPVQWDASRHGGFTTGAPWIAVNPNANTINAAAQVDDPGSVFSFYRKVIAFRHSDPVVACGDFSMLLPDDEHVYAFKRSLPDAELLVLGNFSGTNRTAGIDDGTWLSESAELVLGNYPPEADEVQSYDLRPWEVKVFRRNV; encoded by the coding sequence TGTGGTGTACCAGATCTATCCGCGTAGCTTCGCTGATTCGGACGGCGACGGCATCGGCGACCTCCGCGGGATCATCGGCAAGCTGGACTACCTGCAAAAGCTGGGGGTCGACGTCGTCTGGCTGTCCCCGGTGTACCGGTCACCGCAGGATGACAACGGCTACGACATCAGCGACTACCGCGACATCGACCCCGTGTTCGGCGACCTGGAGACCCTCGACGAACTGCTGGACGGCCTGCACTCGCGGGACATGAAGCTGGTGATGGACCTCGTGGTCAACCACACCTCGGATGAGCACCCATGGTTTGTGGAGTCCCGCTCCAGCAAGGACAACCCGAAGCGGGACTGGTACTGGTGGCGGCCGCCGCGCGAAGGCCGTGGGCTGGGAACAGCCGAGCCAGGCACACCCGGCGCTGAGCCCAACAACTGGGGCTCTGCCTTCTCGGGGCCGGCCTGGGAGTACGACGCGGAGACAGGGGAGTACTACCTGCACCTGTTCTCCAGGAAGCAGCCGGACCTCAACTGGGAAAACCCGGAGGTGCGGGCCGCCGTATACGACATGATGAACTGGTGGCTTGACCGCGGCGTGGACGGCTTCCGGATGGATGTCATCAATTTCATCTCCAAGGAGCAGTCGCTGCCCGACGGTCCGCAGGCCGAAGGGATGCTCTACGGCGACGGCGGCCCCTACTTCATCTGCGGTCCGCGCATCCACGAGTTCCTGCAGGAGATGCACCAGGAGGTCTTCGCGGGGCGGGACAAGGACCTGCTGACCGTGGGCGAGATGCCTGGCGTCACCGTCGAGGACGCCGCCCTCTTCACGGATCCCGGCCGGCGGGAGGTGGACATGGTCTTCCAGTTCGAGCACGTGGCCCTCGACCAGGAAGGCGGCAACAAGTGGCGGCCCAAGAAGCTGCTGCTTACCGACCTCAAAAAGTCCCTGGGCCGCTGGCAGGAAGGGCTCGCCGAGAGCGGCTGGAACAGCCTCTACTGGGGAAACCACGACCAGGCCCGCGCCGTTTCCCGCTTCGGCGACGACGGCCAGTACCGGGAGCTGTCGGCGAAGATGCTGGCCGCCGTCCTGCACCTGCACCGCGGCACTCCGTACGTGTACCAGGGCGAAGAGCTGGGCATGACCAACATGGCGTTCGGCGCCATCAGCGACTACCGGGACATCGAAGTCCTCAACCACCACCGCGAAGCCACCACGCACCTGGGCCATACCGACGCCGAGGTCCTCGCGGCCCTGGCGCCGCTGAACCGTGACAACGCCCGGACGCCCGTGCAGTGGGACGCCAGCCGGCACGGCGGCTTCACCACCGGCGCGCCCTGGATTGCCGTGAACCCGAACGCGAACACGATCAACGCCGCGGCCCAGGTCGACGACCCCGGGTCGGTCTTCAGCTTCTACCGCAAGGTGATCGCCTTCCGGCACTCGGATCCCGTGGTCGCGTGCGGGGATTTCAGCATGCTGCTGCCCGACGACGAACACGTCTACGCGTTCAAGCGCTCACTTCCGGACGCGGAGCTGCTGGTCCTTGGCAACTTTTCGGGGACCAACCGGACAGCCGGGATCGACGACGGCACCTGGCTCAGCGAGAGCGCTGAGCTAGTGCTGGGAAACTATCCGCCGGAAGCCGACGAGGTGCAATCCTACGATCTGCGCCCGTGGGAGGTGAAGGTTTTCCGCCGGAACGTGTAG